From a single Clostridia bacterium genomic region:
- a CDS encoding MFS transporter — protein sequence MSSQKLSGSALFYLSLYWFSINFHWGALLTVVIPAEVLRFVADAEKAKYLGLVFFAGAFIAMVTQPIIGAISDRSGSTWGRRRPYILAGGLANCLALLGMAYSPKLSWFVVAFLLVQFFNNVSGSAYQALIPDLVPEDQRGTASGLMGVMTMLGTILSLGLAGIMLGQGARVLFYWVIVGIMMAGILVTMFKVKEIPYRYQEPWVFRQFLASFWVSPRQFPDFAWLWVSRALIMLGFYTLLNFLEYYLKDVTGLVKFIEATTGVGAAVMVGAAVSTFFSGWLSDRIGRRIIVFTAGMLMGVTALTFLAGPAYEVILGVAVVFGIGYGAFISVDWALAVDVLPSARSAGKDMGLWGISVTLPQVIAPLIGGQVLYYFHPWGGHWEYKILYLIAFAYFLAGSLGVWKIRKAK from the coding sequence ATGAGCAGCCAAAAGCTTAGCGGGTCGGCGCTTTTCTACTTGAGTCTCTATTGGTTCTCCATCAATTTTCACTGGGGTGCACTGCTGACGGTGGTGATCCCGGCGGAAGTGCTGCGCTTTGTTGCCGATGCCGAAAAGGCTAAATACCTGGGCCTGGTTTTCTTCGCTGGTGCTTTTATCGCCATGGTCACCCAGCCTATCATCGGAGCCATAAGCGACCGTTCCGGATCCACCTGGGGGAGGCGCCGGCCCTATATTTTGGCTGGTGGCCTGGCCAACTGCTTGGCCCTTTTGGGCATGGCCTACAGCCCCAAGCTATCCTGGTTCGTGGTGGCCTTCCTGCTAGTACAGTTTTTTAACAACGTTAGCGGTTCCGCTTACCAGGCGCTAATCCCGGATCTGGTCCCCGAGGATCAGCGCGGCACTGCCTCAGGGCTAATGGGGGTCATGACCATGCTGGGGACCATTCTCAGCCTGGGGCTGGCCGGAATCATGCTGGGGCAGGGGGCTCGCGTCCTCTTTTACTGGGTGATCGTAGGGATAATGATGGCGGGCATACTGGTGACCATGTTTAAGGTTAAGGAGATCCCTTATCGTTATCAGGAACCCTGGGTATTCCGCCAATTCTTGGCTTCCTTCTGGGTGAGCCCGCGCCAGTTTCCCGATTTTGCTTGGCTTTGGGTTTCCCGGGCTCTGATCATGCTGGGCTTCTATACCCTTCTCAACTTCTTGGAGTACTACCTAAAGGATGTCACCGGATTGGTGAAATTTATAGAGGCTACCACTGGGGTGGGGGCAGCGGTGATGGTGGGAGCAGCGGTGAGCACCTTCTTTTCCGGCTGGTTATCGGACCGGATTGGCCGCCGGATCATTGTCTTTACTGCGGGGATGTTAATGGGCGTGACCGCTCTCACTTTCCTGGCTGGGCCCGCTTATGAAGTGATTCTCGGCGTGGCGGTGGTGTTTGGGATTGGCTACGGGGCCTTCATCAGCGTCGACTGGGCTTTGGCGGTGGACGTCTTGCCATCGGCGCGAAGCGCCGGCAAGGATATGGGACTTTGGGGCATCTCGGTGACGCTGCCGCAGGTGATCGCTCCTTTAATTGGCGGCCAAGTGTTGTACTATTTCCATCCTTGGGGAGGCCACTGGGAATACAAAATCCTCTACCTGATCGCCTTTGCCTACTTCCTGGCCGGTTCCTTGGGGGTATGGAAGATCCGCAAGGCCAAATAG